In Actinomyces weissii, a genomic segment contains:
- a CDS encoding glutathione S-transferase family protein, producing MPLATNHRFAPGDLPVEGGRYRLLASAACPYCRRLLIARRLLGLVEELPVAWSYGRGEDGHWELTGPDGEPGLDPVLGVRSVAEVYERTPGYTPPPTVPALVDTSTGQVVSDSSGDLLFDLATAWWDLHTPGAADLYPMNRRNSTDAWDAWTEEHVVRPFHQATHGEGGSESEAAADALLLAFDVVDTVLARATHMVASREAALTVRDVPPLSAVVSVEQYLCGSEPCGSDIRLFTFVQAYEYGGRQRIGDGDAPSVSFWPALARWFRALESRPGWVGPEERSALGL from the coding sequence ATGCCACTGGCCACCAACCACCGTTTTGCCCCTGGAGACCTGCCGGTGGAGGGCGGACGCTACCGGCTGCTGGCCAGTGCCGCCTGCCCGTACTGCCGTCGTCTGCTGATAGCGCGCCGCCTGCTGGGCCTCGTGGAGGAGCTGCCGGTGGCCTGGTCCTACGGGCGTGGGGAGGACGGCCACTGGGAGCTCACCGGCCCCGACGGCGAGCCCGGCCTGGACCCGGTCCTGGGAGTGCGCTCCGTGGCGGAGGTGTATGAGCGCACGCCGGGGTACACCCCACCACCAACCGTTCCGGCCCTGGTGGACACCAGCACCGGCCAGGTGGTGTCGGACAGCTCCGGGGACCTGCTCTTCGACCTGGCTACCGCCTGGTGGGACCTGCACACGCCTGGAGCCGCGGACCTGTACCCCATGAACCGGCGCAACTCCACGGACGCCTGGGACGCCTGGACCGAGGAGCACGTGGTCCGGCCCTTCCACCAGGCCACCCACGGTGAGGGCGGCTCAGAGTCGGAGGCTGCTGCCGACGCCCTGCTGCTCGCCTTCGACGTGGTGGACACGGTGCTGGCCCGGGCGACCCACATGGTGGCCAGCCGTGAGGCGGCCCTGACCGTGCGGGACGTGCCCCCCTTGTCCGCGGTGGTCTCCGTGGAGCAGTACCTGTGCGGCTCTGAGCCCTGTGGATCTGACATCCGGCTGTTTACCTTCGTACAGGCCTACGAGTACGGCGGGCGGCAGCGCATCGGCGACGGCGACGCCCCCTCTGTCTCGTTCTGGCCTGCCTTGGCCCGCTGGTTCCGGGCCCTGGAGTCTCGTCCGGGCTGGGTGGGGCCTGAGGAGCGCAGCGCCCTTGGTCTGTGA
- a CDS encoding ABC transporter permease → MNVLTSVPAAARFRGRRARGPRPTWPQRLGWAAATLLPLAFLGVFFAWPVASLVGRGLLTDGHLDLSGFGEVLTRPRTWRIVRQTLWQATAATTICVLLGVPGALVLYRRRFPGRDLLRALVTVPFVLPSVVVGVAFHALVTRGGPLGSWQLDGTTTAVVGALVFFNYGLVVRIVGTMWSRLDPHAVEAARVLGASPWRAWRTITLPSLAPAVASAASMTFLFCATAYGVVLVLGGVGTGTIETEIYTLTTKYLDLRAAAVLSVLQLVVVALALGVAERARHSSQASLALRIDVPPIRLRRADLPALALTVTVVAGLLVAPMVVLLLRSLRRGGRWTLANYTDLGRPNASRALVATVWEAAGSSLRVALAAAVISLLVGGAVSLVLSRSPRSRLLRRGLGLLDSAFMLPLGVSAVTVGFGFLITLTRPPLALTRSWWILPLAQAVVAVPLVVRTLLPALRAIDPRQREAATVLGAGPGRVLATVDGPHLLRAGGLAAGFALATSLGEFGATSFLVRPRTDTLPVVLYRLIGSPGAQNQGMALAAGVVLAAGTAAIMLLCEWLQTARLGRSGRGKPVPDALLPDLVPGGGAPARVQARPRRPGRGADDDAEQRGSL, encoded by the coding sequence GTGAACGTCCTGACGTCGGTCCCGGCAGCCGCGCGCTTCCGGGGCCGACGTGCCCGCGGCCCCCGCCCCACCTGGCCCCAGCGGCTCGGCTGGGCCGCCGCCACGCTCCTGCCCCTGGCCTTCCTGGGGGTGTTCTTCGCCTGGCCGGTGGCCTCCCTGGTGGGCCGCGGCCTGCTCACCGACGGGCACCTGGACCTCTCCGGCTTTGGGGAGGTCCTGACGCGCCCCCGCACCTGGCGCATAGTCCGCCAGACCCTGTGGCAGGCCACCGCCGCCACCACTATCTGCGTGCTCCTGGGGGTTCCCGGGGCGCTGGTCCTCTACCGGCGCCGCTTCCCGGGCCGTGACCTGCTGCGCGCCCTGGTCACCGTGCCCTTCGTGCTGCCCTCCGTGGTGGTGGGCGTGGCCTTCCACGCCCTGGTCACCAGAGGCGGCCCCCTGGGCTCCTGGCAGCTGGACGGCACGACGACGGCGGTGGTGGGCGCCCTGGTCTTCTTCAACTACGGCCTGGTGGTGCGCATAGTGGGCACCATGTGGTCCCGCCTGGACCCGCACGCGGTGGAGGCGGCCCGCGTCCTGGGAGCCTCCCCCTGGCGGGCCTGGCGCACCATCACCCTGCCCAGCCTGGCGCCCGCCGTCGCCTCCGCCGCCTCCATGACCTTCTTGTTCTGCGCCACCGCCTACGGCGTGGTCCTGGTGCTGGGCGGGGTGGGGACCGGGACCATCGAGACCGAGATCTACACCCTGACCACCAAGTACCTGGACCTGCGGGCCGCCGCCGTCCTGTCCGTGCTGCAGCTGGTGGTGGTGGCCCTGGCCCTGGGCGTGGCTGAGCGCGCCCGCCACTCCTCCCAGGCCAGCCTGGCGCTGCGCATAGACGTGCCGCCCATCCGCCTGCGGCGCGCCGACCTGCCCGCCCTGGCCCTGACCGTCACGGTGGTGGCGGGCCTGCTGGTGGCCCCCATGGTGGTGCTGCTGCTGCGCTCCCTGCGCCGGGGCGGGCGCTGGACCCTGGCCAACTACACGGACCTGGGCCGCCCCAACGCCTCCCGGGCCCTGGTGGCCACCGTGTGGGAGGCCGCTGGCAGCTCCCTGCGCGTGGCCCTGGCCGCCGCGGTGATCTCCCTGCTGGTGGGGGGTGCCGTCAGCCTGGTGCTCTCCCGCTCCCCGCGCTCACGCCTGCTCAGGCGTGGGCTGGGGCTGCTGGACTCGGCCTTCATGCTGCCGCTGGGGGTCTCTGCCGTGACCGTGGGCTTCGGCTTCCTGATAACCCTGACCCGCCCGCCGCTGGCCCTGACCCGCAGCTGGTGGATCCTGCCCCTGGCGCAGGCGGTGGTGGCCGTGCCCCTGGTGGTGCGCACGCTCCTGCCCGCGCTGCGCGCCATCGACCCCCGGCAGCGGGAGGCGGCCACGGTCCTGGGGGCTGGTCCGGGGCGGGTGCTGGCCACTGTGGACGGACCCCACCTGCTGCGCGCCGGGGGGCTGGCGGCGGGCTTCGCCCTGGCCACGAGCCTGGGGGAGTTCGGGGCGACGTCCTTCCTGGTGCGGCCGCGCACCGACACCCTGCCGGTGGTGCTCTACCGGCTGATCGGCTCCCCGGGGGCCCAGAACCAGGGCATGGCCCTGGCGGCCGGGGTGGTGCTGGCCGCAGGCACCGCCGCGATCATGCTGCTGTGCGAGTGGCTGCAGACGGCGAGGCTGGGCCGCTCCGGGCGCGGGAAGCCGGTCCCGGACGCGCTGCTGCCGGACCTGGTGCCGGGTGGGGGCGCGCCCGCCCGGGTGCAGGCGCGTCCACGCCGTCCAGGGCGCGGTGCCGACGATGACGCAGAGCAGAGAGGAAGCCTATGA
- a CDS encoding ABC transporter permease — MNRLHSLPSRLLQALLVLVAVTFVTFAVFSLWPSDPAALACGKPCTPENLERARALMGYDLPWYTQFWEYLRGVLVGRTYGSGAAAITCSAPCLGYSFRLAAPVSELIAARLPVTFSIAVGAAVLWLVVGVVAGMVSALRRGSRLDRTIMSGTVLGVSAPSYLLGLLGILLFGFTLDVVPVSGYVPLSESPLDWAWHLVLPWTVLALISAAVYARLVRGEVLENLGEDYVRTARAVGLPERRVVGRHVLHNISLPLLTFFALDLGGMLGGAVITERVFSMQGLGALLIDAVGNVDVPVVMGVTLVSAAFVVVANLVVDVCAVLIDPRV, encoded by the coding sequence GTGAACCGCCTGCACTCACTGCCCTCCCGGCTCCTTCAGGCCCTCCTGGTGCTCGTGGCCGTCACCTTCGTGACCTTCGCGGTGTTCTCCCTGTGGCCCTCGGACCCTGCCGCCCTGGCCTGCGGCAAGCCCTGCACCCCGGAGAACCTGGAGCGGGCCCGGGCCCTCATGGGCTACGACCTGCCCTGGTACACCCAGTTCTGGGAGTACCTGCGCGGCGTGCTCGTGGGGCGCACCTACGGCAGCGGGGCAGCCGCCATCACCTGCTCCGCCCCCTGCCTGGGCTACTCCTTCCGCCTGGCGGCCCCAGTCTCGGAGCTGATCGCCGCCCGCCTACCGGTGACCTTCTCCATCGCGGTGGGCGCCGCCGTCCTGTGGCTGGTGGTAGGGGTGGTAGCCGGCATGGTCTCGGCCCTGCGGCGCGGCTCCCGCCTGGACCGGACCATCATGTCCGGCACGGTCCTGGGCGTCAGCGCCCCCTCCTACCTGCTGGGGCTGCTGGGCATCCTGCTGTTCGGCTTCACCCTGGACGTGGTACCGGTGTCTGGCTACGTGCCCCTCTCCGAGAGCCCCCTGGACTGGGCCTGGCACCTGGTGCTTCCCTGGACCGTCCTGGCGCTGATCTCCGCCGCCGTGTACGCCCGCCTGGTGCGTGGGGAGGTGCTGGAGAACCTGGGTGAGGACTACGTGCGCACGGCCCGCGCCGTCGGCCTGCCCGAGCGGCGGGTGGTGGGCCGCCACGTCCTGCACAACATCAGCCTGCCCCTGCTCACCTTCTTCGCCCTGGACCTGGGCGGGATGCTCGGCGGGGCGGTCATCACGGAACGGGTCTTCTCCATGCAGGGGCTGGGGGCCCTGCTCATCGACGCCGTCGGCAACGTGGACGTGCCGGTGGTTATGGGAGTCACCCTGGTGTCCGCCGCCTTCGTCGTCGTCGCCAACCTGGTGGTGGACGTGTGCGCGGTACTGATCGACCCCCGCGTATGA
- a CDS encoding ABC transporter ATP-binding protein produces MNRQPEPPAAEAAARIFDAAALRVGTSPQDAVVPQAGTTAAARPSGAGAGPAGTRAHTEPAGNRPVGTSPQAASGLVVTGLSVIYPATGSNPPVHAVNQVDLQVARGEVVALLGASGSGKSSLLRAVVGLEEVAQGQITWEGRDVVATPVHERGFGLMFQDGQLFPFRDVAGNVAYGLAGQPRARKAQRVAEMLELVGLPGYGGRTVTTLSGGQAQRVALARSLAPRPRLLGLDEPLSALDRALREQLAQDLRRILKEQGTTALYVTHDQDEAMVVADRVGVMDAGRLLRIDTPAGLRADPGSPVVARFLRL; encoded by the coding sequence ATGAACCGCCAGCCTGAGCCCCCCGCCGCTGAGGCCGCTGCGCGTATCTTCGACGCCGCCGCGCTTCGGGTGGGTACCAGCCCACAGGACGCCGTTGTGCCCCAGGCTGGCACAACCGCCGCCGCCCGTCCCTCCGGTGCCGGTGCGGGCCCTGCCGGGACGCGCGCGCACACCGAGCCTGCGGGGAACAGGCCCGTCGGGACGTCCCCGCAGGCGGCCTCCGGCCTGGTCGTCACCGGCCTGAGCGTCATCTACCCGGCCACCGGCAGCAACCCGCCCGTGCACGCTGTCAACCAGGTGGACCTGCAGGTGGCGCGGGGGGAGGTGGTGGCCCTGCTGGGCGCCTCCGGCTCCGGAAAGTCCTCCCTGCTGCGCGCCGTCGTCGGCCTGGAGGAGGTGGCCCAGGGCCAGATCACCTGGGAGGGGCGCGACGTCGTAGCCACCCCCGTGCACGAGCGCGGCTTCGGCCTCATGTTCCAGGACGGCCAGCTCTTCCCCTTCCGCGACGTGGCCGGGAACGTGGCCTACGGACTGGCGGGCCAGCCCCGTGCCCGCAAGGCCCAGCGCGTGGCCGAGATGCTGGAGCTGGTGGGGCTGCCCGGCTACGGCGGGCGCACTGTCACCACCCTCTCCGGCGGGCAGGCCCAGCGCGTGGCCCTGGCCCGCTCCCTGGCCCCCCGACCCCGCCTGCTGGGCCTGGACGAGCCGCTGTCCGCCCTGGACCGGGCCCTGCGTGAGCAGCTGGCCCAGGACCTGCGCCGCATCCTCAAGGAGCAGGGGACCACCGCCCTGTACGTCACCCACGACCAGGACGAGGCCATGGTGGTGGCCGACCGGGTGGGGGTCATGGACGCGGGCCGCCTGCTGCGCATAGACACCCCGGCGGGGCTGCGCGCCGACCCGGGCTCCCCGGTGGTGGCCCGCTTCCTGCGGCTGTGA
- a CDS encoding ABC transporter substrate-binding protein encodes MTLYHAPNRRTFLAGGSLGALALGLAACGANQRSASRAASGPATAGGTLRILSSATDINWDPARSQSMPVTSLALVHRRLTTWRLTPGQEVRVVPDLATDTGTVSADGLSWTFTLKPGLLLDDGTPITSTHVRYGVERTFEPTLSGGLTYHKALLARTEDYQGPYGGQHLDSIETPDESTIVFHLNRPFGDWPWIVATPAFAPVPPGEDKDGYKRAPKASGPYKVAEYHQGARITLARNERWSPSTDDVRLALPDTVVFELGQDESTSFQRLLADSGDDRRAFSAELVSAAQLAQVSANPAAKDRLATSAEGGPLTYLAINTQRVTDVEARRAISQVVDKAAVVAALGGELGAMAASTYITPGIPGREPYDLYPADPQARQVLAGKNLPALTLLTASSKANLAVAEAVAQSLKEAGLRVTIDPVEPEVWTERATQGDGSTYDLAIGSWNPDYPSANANLQPLFASTEIGQGGHNVSRYANGEVDAAIREAAANLDPEAAKAQWAEVDRRIAQDAPVVPLAYRRNSFLHGSGVRDFFVNAYPSYPNYLVVGVGA; translated from the coding sequence ATGACCCTCTACCACGCACCGAACCGGCGCACCTTCCTGGCAGGCGGCTCCCTGGGCGCGCTGGCGCTGGGCCTGGCTGCCTGCGGCGCCAACCAGCGCTCCGCCTCCCGGGCGGCCTCCGGCCCCGCCACCGCCGGGGGCACCCTGCGGATCCTGAGCTCCGCTACGGACATCAACTGGGACCCGGCCAGGAGCCAGTCCATGCCGGTGACCTCCCTGGCCCTGGTGCACCGCCGTCTGACCACCTGGCGGCTCACCCCGGGGCAGGAGGTGCGGGTGGTGCCGGACCTGGCCACGGACACCGGCACCGTCTCAGCTGACGGCCTGAGCTGGACCTTCACCCTGAAGCCTGGCCTGCTGCTGGACGACGGCACCCCCATCACCTCCACCCACGTCAGGTACGGGGTGGAGCGCACCTTTGAACCAACCCTCTCCGGGGGCCTCACCTACCACAAGGCCCTGCTGGCCCGGACCGAGGACTACCAGGGGCCCTACGGCGGCCAGCACCTGGACTCCATCGAGACCCCGGACGAGAGCACCATCGTGTTCCACCTCAACCGGCCCTTCGGCGACTGGCCCTGGATCGTGGCCACCCCGGCCTTCGCCCCGGTCCCCCCGGGTGAGGACAAGGACGGCTACAAACGTGCCCCCAAGGCCTCCGGCCCCTACAAGGTGGCTGAGTACCACCAGGGAGCACGCATCACCCTGGCCCGCAACGAGAGGTGGAGCCCCAGCACCGACGACGTGCGCCTGGCCCTGCCCGACACGGTGGTCTTTGAGCTGGGGCAGGACGAGTCCACCTCCTTCCAGCGGCTGCTGGCCGACTCCGGGGACGACCGCCGGGCCTTCTCCGCCGAGCTGGTCTCCGCGGCCCAGCTGGCGCAGGTCTCAGCCAACCCGGCTGCCAAGGACCGCCTGGCCACCTCCGCCGAGGGCGGCCCGCTCACCTACCTGGCCATCAACACGCAGCGCGTGACCGACGTCGAGGCCCGCCGGGCGATCAGCCAGGTGGTGGACAAGGCCGCGGTGGTGGCCGCCCTGGGCGGGGAGCTGGGGGCTATGGCGGCCAGCACCTACATCACCCCCGGCATCCCTGGCCGGGAGCCCTACGACCTCTACCCGGCGGACCCACAGGCCAGGCAGGTGCTGGCAGGCAAGAACCTGCCCGCCCTGACGCTGCTGACCGCCAGCTCCAAGGCAAACCTGGCGGTGGCTGAGGCAGTGGCCCAGTCCCTGAAGGAGGCTGGCCTGAGGGTGACCATCGACCCGGTGGAGCCGGAGGTCTGGACCGAGCGCGCCACCCAGGGCGACGGCTCCACCTACGACCTGGCTATCGGCTCCTGGAACCCGGACTACCCCTCCGCCAACGCCAACCTGCAGCCCCTGTTCGCCTCCACCGAGATAGGCCAGGGCGGCCACAACGTCTCCCGCTACGCCAACGGGGAGGTGGACGCCGCTATCAGGGAGGCGGCCGCGAACCTGGATCCGGAGGCGGCTAAGGCCCAGTGGGCGGAGGTGGACAGGCGGATCGCGCAGGACGCCCCGGTGGTGCCCCTGGCCTACCGGCGCAACTCCTTCCTGCACGGCTCGGGGGTGCGGGACTTCTTCGTGAACGCCTATCCGTCGTACCCCAACTACCTGGTGGTGGGGGTGGGGGCCTGA
- a CDS encoding LPXTG cell wall anchor domain-containing protein: MVLLPVGLSSTAVADDAPAPAAVEPAADAADLPLPVTSTPDEPAQEDPAVPEPDPETPAPAPTAEPAPVPVPDPAPVPDPETPAPAPDPETPAPEPAPVPDPAPAPEPAPVPDPAPAPEPAPVPDPVPDPDVQVVPADVSDSNRGSAPEGAGRPQEQGAPAPGLQPAAGQPAPAAPKHNLAQTGVSGATGLMAAAVAALGGVVLHARRRVNG, from the coding sequence ATGGTGCTCCTGCCGGTTGGGCTGAGCTCCACCGCGGTTGCCGATGACGCCCCCGCCCCGGCCGCGGTGGAGCCCGCTGCTGATGCGGCTGACCTGCCTCTGCCCGTTACCTCGACGCCGGATGAGCCTGCGCAGGAGGACCCCGCCGTTCCGGAGCCCGACCCGGAGACCCCGGCACCGGCGCCTACAGCGGAACCCGCTCCGGTTCCCGTGCCGGACCCTGCGCCTGTGCCGGACCCGGAGACCCCGGCACCGGCGCCGGACCCGGAGACGCCTGCGCCGGAGCCCGCTCCGGTTCCCGACCCTGCGCCTGCGCCGGAGCCCGCTCCGGTTCCCGACCCGGCACCTGCGCCGGAGCCCGCTCCGGTTCCCGACCCCGTACCGGACCCCGATGTCCAGGTGGTTCCTGCTGACGTCAGTGACAGCAACCGTGGCTCCGCGCCAGAGGGGGCAGGTCGGCCTCAGGAGCAGGGCGCACCTGCTCCTGGCCTGCAGCCCGCCGCTGGCCAGCCAGCGCCGGCTGCTCCCAAGCACAACCTGGCCCAGACCGGCGTGTCAGGGGCTACCGGGCTGATGGCCGCTGCTGTGGCGGCGCTAGGTGGCGTGGTGCTGCACGCCCGTCGTCGAGTCAACGGCTGA
- a CDS encoding ABC transporter permease has product MHLSPQDLSVNSPSPADAAAEAPATGGPRGSAPLGDATDQRPAGWRQLLRRLRRDRWATAGGVVIVLTTLVALTAPLLTRLLGVDPYTYNLDALDPVGLPRGPLGGISSAHPFGVEPQTGRDLFAVVVEGTRTSFTIGLGATVVSMVIAVVLGLSAGYLGGWWDALVSRLTDVVLGFPHLVFMIAVAALVPASAPDVLVMIGVIGALGWPAAARVIRSRTLALRSRTFVRASQAMGAGHLHVLGAQVLPNLVGTIIVFTTLSIPSKITAEAALSFLGVGVAPPTPSWGRSIGNAVAWVSTDPWYLLFPGAALFLVTLAFNLFGDGLRDALDPRTGESR; this is encoded by the coding sequence GTGCACCTGTCTCCACAGGACCTGTCCGTCAACTCCCCCAGCCCGGCAGACGCCGCCGCCGAGGCCCCCGCTACCGGCGGTCCCCGCGGCAGCGCCCCCTTGGGGGACGCCACCGACCAGCGACCTGCTGGCTGGCGCCAGCTCCTGCGCCGCCTGCGCCGGGACCGGTGGGCCACCGCAGGGGGCGTCGTGATCGTCCTGACCACCCTGGTGGCCCTGACCGCCCCGCTGCTCACCCGGCTGCTGGGCGTGGACCCCTACACCTACAACCTGGACGCCCTGGACCCCGTCGGCCTGCCCCGCGGACCCCTGGGCGGTATCAGCAGCGCCCACCCCTTCGGCGTGGAGCCGCAGACCGGCCGGGACCTGTTCGCGGTGGTGGTGGAGGGCACCCGCACCTCCTTCACCATCGGTCTGGGGGCCACCGTGGTCTCCATGGTCATAGCCGTGGTCCTGGGCCTGAGCGCAGGGTACCTCGGCGGCTGGTGGGACGCGCTCGTCTCCCGCCTGACCGACGTCGTGCTGGGCTTCCCCCACCTGGTGTTCATGATCGCCGTCGCCGCCCTGGTGCCCGCCTCGGCCCCGGACGTGCTGGTGATGATCGGAGTCATCGGGGCCCTGGGCTGGCCCGCTGCCGCCCGCGTCATCCGCAGCCGCACCCTGGCGCTGCGCTCACGCACCTTCGTGCGGGCCTCCCAGGCCATGGGGGCCGGGCACCTGCACGTCCTGGGCGCTCAGGTGCTGCCCAACCTGGTGGGCACGATCATCGTGTTCACCACCCTCTCGATCCCCTCCAAGATCACGGCGGAGGCTGCCCTGTCCTTCCTGGGGGTGGGAGTAGCCCCACCCACACCCTCCTGGGGCCGGTCCATAGGCAACGCCGTGGCCTGGGTGTCCACCGACCCCTGGTACCTGCTCTTCCCCGGAGCCGCGCTGTTCCTGGTAACCCTGGCTTTCAACCTCTTTGGTGACGGCCTGCGTGACGCCCTGGACCCCAGGACCGGTGAGAGCCGGTGA
- a CDS encoding dipeptide ABC transporter ATP-binding protein, with product MGGQQPTDRLEPGPGGREARPAQDDGLTQVGPPAALRLRGLTVTFDGAPRPASAQVDLDLRPGRVLALVGESGSGKSVTALGALGLLPAAATVTGSARVLDPRQAPGASTGPADHGAGAARRAASAEAAGARQGGTVRDQAHLELVGADRTVLDQVRGRLVGTVFQEPTTALDPLETVSAQVVEAVRAHRGPDGSRPGRRQARKRVRELLQRVGLGDGEVVERIARSYPHQLSGGQLQRVCIALALAADPPVLIADEPTTALDVTVQAGILDLLRSLTQDGVAVLLITHDMGVVADVADEVAVMRHGQVVERGPVRHLFASPSHPYTRALLEAVPRLDAVRESVSLGRVARIVASGPETAAAEESRQHVTGGLAGRLSGASPAPGREGVGAGLEPVVEVHGLNVVYRSRRRQVHAVQDVSLHIDPGEVLGLVGESGSGKSTIAGTLMGLVPVASGSVRVCGVEVAGARSRHLLPARRATGVVYQNPASALNPRRTVGASIAEPLVLHAGMEPQQRRARVRELLEAVRLPARMADRYPHEMSGGQRQRVALARALALGPRLVVADEPTSALDVSVQAVVLELLSQLQQDLGFACLFVSHDLAVVESVAARTVVLSAGRVVEQGPTRQVLSAPQEDYTRRLVAAVPVPDPVLQAQRCRLRGG from the coding sequence ATGGGCGGACAGCAGCCCACGGACCGGCTGGAGCCGGGCCCTGGCGGCAGGGAGGCGAGGCCCGCCCAGGACGACGGCCTGACCCAGGTCGGCCCACCTGCGGCGCTGCGTCTGCGCGGCCTGACCGTCACCTTCGACGGCGCCCCGCGTCCCGCCAGCGCCCAGGTGGACCTGGACCTGCGGCCGGGCCGGGTGCTGGCCCTGGTCGGTGAGTCAGGTTCCGGCAAGTCCGTCACCGCCTTGGGGGCCTTGGGCCTGCTGCCCGCGGCTGCCACGGTCACCGGCAGCGCCCGGGTGCTGGACCCCCGTCAGGCTCCCGGTGCCTCCACCGGTCCGGCGGACCACGGTGCCGGTGCTGCCCGCCGCGCCGCCAGCGCGGAGGCTGCTGGGGCGAGGCAGGGCGGCACAGTTAGAGACCAGGCCCACCTGGAGCTGGTTGGGGCAGACAGGACGGTGCTGGACCAGGTGCGGGGGCGTCTGGTGGGGACCGTGTTCCAGGAGCCCACCACCGCGCTGGACCCCTTGGAGACGGTCTCCGCCCAGGTGGTGGAGGCGGTGCGCGCCCACCGGGGGCCGGACGGAAGCAGGCCTGGTCGCCGGCAGGCCCGGAAACGGGTGCGCGAGCTGTTGCAGCGGGTGGGTCTGGGCGACGGGGAGGTCGTGGAGCGGATAGCCCGCTCCTACCCGCACCAGCTCTCCGGGGGGCAGCTGCAGCGGGTGTGCATCGCCTTGGCGCTGGCCGCAGACCCGCCGGTGCTGATCGCCGACGAGCCCACCACCGCCCTGGACGTGACCGTGCAGGCCGGGATCCTGGACCTGCTGCGCTCCTTGACGCAGGACGGCGTGGCGGTGCTGCTTATCACCCACGACATGGGCGTGGTGGCGGACGTGGCTGACGAGGTGGCGGTCATGCGGCACGGCCAGGTCGTGGAGCGGGGGCCGGTGCGCCACCTGTTCGCCAGCCCCAGCCACCCCTACACCCGGGCGCTGCTGGAGGCGGTGCCACGCCTGGACGCCGTGCGTGAGAGCGTTTCCCTGGGGAGGGTGGCCCGGATTGTGGCCAGTGGGCCGGAGACGGCGGCAGCCGAGGAGTCCCGACAGCACGTTACCGGGGGCCTGGCTGGGAGGCTGTCCGGTGCCAGCCCCGCTCCTGGCCGGGAGGGGGTAGGTGCTGGCCTGGAGCCGGTGGTGGAGGTCCACGGCCTCAACGTCGTCTACCGCAGCCGACGACGTCAGGTGCATGCGGTCCAGGACGTCTCCTTGCACATCGACCCTGGTGAGGTGCTGGGGCTGGTAGGGGAGTCCGGCTCTGGCAAGTCCACCATCGCGGGGACCCTCATGGGCCTGGTGCCCGTGGCCTCCGGCTCGGTGCGGGTCTGCGGGGTGGAGGTGGCCGGTGCCCGCTCCCGGCACCTGCTGCCGGCCCGGCGGGCCACCGGCGTGGTCTACCAGAACCCGGCCTCCGCCCTGAACCCGCGCCGTACCGTGGGAGCCTCCATTGCTGAGCCGCTGGTTCTGCACGCCGGGATGGAGCCGCAGCAGCGGCGTGCACGGGTCCGGGAGCTGTTGGAGGCGGTGCGGCTGCCCGCCCGGATGGCGGACCGCTACCCCCATGAGATGAGTGGCGGGCAGCGTCAGCGGGTGGCTCTGGCCCGGGCCCTGGCGCTGGGGCCGCGCCTGGTGGTGGCGGACGAGCCCACCAGCGCCCTGGACGTCTCCGTGCAGGCGGTGGTGCTTGAGCTGCTGAGCCAGCTGCAGCAGGACCTGGGCTTCGCCTGCCTGTTCGTGTCCCACGACCTGGCCGTGGTGGAGTCGGTAGCCGCACGCACCGTGGTGCTCTCGGCGGGGCGGGTGGTGGAGCAGGGCCCCACCCGGCAGGTGCTGTCCGCGCCGCAGGAGGACTACACGCGCCGCCTGGTGGCGGCGGTGCCGGTCCCGGACCCGGTGCTACAGGCGCAGCGGTGTCGTCTCCGGGGCGGCTGA